From the genome of Odocoileus virginianus isolate 20LAN1187 ecotype Illinois chromosome 16, Ovbor_1.2, whole genome shotgun sequence, one region includes:
- the SELENOS gene encoding selenoprotein S isoform X1: MERDGDQLSARPALEAEGLRFLHVTVGSLLATYGWYIVFSCILLYVVFQKLSTRLRALRQRHLDQAAAALEPDVVVKRQEALAAARLKMQEELNAQVEKHKEKLRQLEEEKRRQKIEMWDSMQEGKSYKGNTRKPQQEEDSPGPSTSSVIPKRKSDRKPLRGGGYNPLSGEGGGTCSWRPGRRGPSSGG; the protein is encoded by the exons ATGGAGCGGGACGGGGATCAGCTGTCCGCGCGGCCCGCCCTGGAGGCCGAGGGGCTGCGTTTCCTTCACGTCACGG tggGCTCCCTGCTGGCCACTTACGGCTGGTACATCGTCTTCAGCTGCATCCTTCTCTACGTGGTCTTTCAGAAGCTTTCCACCCGGTTGAGGGCGTTGAGGCAGAGGCACTTAGATCAAGCTGCCGCTGCTCTGG aaCCTGATGTTGTTGTTAAACGGCAGGAGGCTTTAGCAGCTGCTCGTTTGAAAATGCAAGAAGAGTTGAATGCACAAGTtgaaaaacataaagagaaattaagacag cttgaagaagaaaaaaggagacagaagatTGAAATGTGGGATAGCATGCAAGAAGGAAAAAGTTATAAAGGAAATACAAGAAAGCCTCAG CAGGAAGAAGACAGTCCTGGGCCTTCTACTTCATCAGTCATCCCGAAACGAAAATCTGACAGAAAGCCTTTGCGAGGAGGAG GTTACAATCCTTTGTCTGGTGAAGGTGGTGGAACCTGCTCCTGGAGACCTGGACGCAGAGGACCCTCatctggtggatga
- the SELENOS gene encoding selenoprotein S isoform X2, which translates to MERDGDQLSARPALEAEGLRFLHVTVGSLLATYGWYIVFSCILLYVVFQKLSTRLRALRQRHLDQAAAALEPDVVVKRQEALAAARLKMQEELNAQVEKHKEKLRQLEEEKRRQKIEMWDSMQEGKSYKGNTRKPQEEDSPGPSTSSVIPKRKSDRKPLRGGGYNPLSGEGGGTCSWRPGRRGPSSGG; encoded by the exons ATGGAGCGGGACGGGGATCAGCTGTCCGCGCGGCCCGCCCTGGAGGCCGAGGGGCTGCGTTTCCTTCACGTCACGG tggGCTCCCTGCTGGCCACTTACGGCTGGTACATCGTCTTCAGCTGCATCCTTCTCTACGTGGTCTTTCAGAAGCTTTCCACCCGGTTGAGGGCGTTGAGGCAGAGGCACTTAGATCAAGCTGCCGCTGCTCTGG aaCCTGATGTTGTTGTTAAACGGCAGGAGGCTTTAGCAGCTGCTCGTTTGAAAATGCAAGAAGAGTTGAATGCACAAGTtgaaaaacataaagagaaattaagacag cttgaagaagaaaaaaggagacagaagatTGAAATGTGGGATAGCATGCAAGAAGGAAAAAGTTATAAAGGAAATACAAGAAAGCCTCAG GAAGAAGACAGTCCTGGGCCTTCTACTTCATCAGTCATCCCGAAACGAAAATCTGACAGAAAGCCTTTGCGAGGAGGAG GTTACAATCCTTTGTCTGGTGAAGGTGGTGGAACCTGCTCCTGGAGACCTGGACGCAGAGGACCCTCatctggtggatga
- the SELENOS gene encoding selenoprotein S isoform X3, with protein sequence MFMGSLLATYGWYIVFSCILLYVVFQKLSTRLRALRQRHLDQAAAALEPDVVVKRQEALAAARLKMQEELNAQVEKHKEKLRQLEEEKRRQKIEMWDSMQEGKSYKGNTRKPQQEEDSPGPSTSSVIPKRKSDRKPLRGGGYNPLSGEGGGTCSWRPGRRGPSSGG encoded by the exons ATGTTCA tggGCTCCCTGCTGGCCACTTACGGCTGGTACATCGTCTTCAGCTGCATCCTTCTCTACGTGGTCTTTCAGAAGCTTTCCACCCGGTTGAGGGCGTTGAGGCAGAGGCACTTAGATCAAGCTGCCGCTGCTCTGG aaCCTGATGTTGTTGTTAAACGGCAGGAGGCTTTAGCAGCTGCTCGTTTGAAAATGCAAGAAGAGTTGAATGCACAAGTtgaaaaacataaagagaaattaagacag cttgaagaagaaaaaaggagacagaagatTGAAATGTGGGATAGCATGCAAGAAGGAAAAAGTTATAAAGGAAATACAAGAAAGCCTCAG CAGGAAGAAGACAGTCCTGGGCCTTCTACTTCATCAGTCATCCCGAAACGAAAATCTGACAGAAAGCCTTTGCGAGGAGGAG GTTACAATCCTTTGTCTGGTGAAGGTGGTGGAACCTGCTCCTGGAGACCTGGACGCAGAGGACCCTCatctggtggatga